The genomic region CGTTGGATTAGTGAAACTGAACCTTGAGAGGATGAAAGCTCCAATTATTTCGAATAATCGCAAGCTCTATCTCAATCCGAAGGCCGATCTGCGATGATTTTTATCCCCTTTCAAAGACGATGTGTGGCCCGTCAGTTTTCGCCCGGAATCTCTGTCAAATCCTTTGAAACGCGATTTCCTGAGGCCACATCGCCATATCTGTCGCTGAGCGGGCGCCGGACAATTGTCATCGGGATCCTCAGCCTTCTGGCGTTGGCTGTGACGATTATTTCGCCCGTAATCAGCGAAGTCTTGCGGCCGGAGAAAAATCCCAGGCGCTTCGCCGCGATAGAATGCTTGCCCTCGGGCAGATCGATGCATATGGGCGAATTCGGCGACACGTCGCATAACCGGATGCCGTCGACGAAATAGGAAACAGCTCTTTTGCCGTCCGCCCTGAGAACGATCCTGCGCATGGAAAGATTATCTGTGAAACGTTTGGGATAGAGCCTTCTGTCGGCGAAAACGAATGCTGAACGGTCTTCTGTCCTATGGGTCGCGCCGCCATCCGTGAGATTAAAGAGCCTATCCCTTCCGAATGCGTATATCAGCGCGCATTCCATGTCATTCAGAGACCCCGCAGAACATGGTATGGCCTGGATGACGGCTGCTTTTCCCGATCTGATGTGGTCATAGACCTTTCTGTTGCCGTATCCGGTCAGATGGTAATGCAATCTGGAAATGACGTCTGTCGATTGGCCGACATACCCGGCATGATATTTGGATAGATTCCTCGGTGCACGATTCCCGCTGTAGGTCAGTATGATGTAGCATCCCGGCATCTTTTTCTGGAAGGCGCCGGCGTCGTATGCCTGAAGAAAATCTTTCCAAGGGAAGAATTCGCCCTCGAAAACCCATTTCAATATCTGGTCTGTTGGCCCGTGAGAACTGACCGATCCGTTACGCCTCATCTAGTGCTCCCCTAGGGGTCCCATCCCCCAGGGTGCATTTTTTGAAGCGTTATTTATAAGGGGCAAGTGGGATGCCCGAAAGTGTCGGCCGCCATGGCCAAACATCCCATCAGAGCTTGGTTTCCGCCCAATTGAGATGGCACTATGTAGGAATCCATGTCTTGGCTTTCTCCCCAGATATAATGCCCATGGAGTTGGCTGGCAACATTCCTGCGGATCATCGGGAACAAAAATTCTCTGTCCATGACTCCGCCGCCCATGACTATGACGTTCGGGGATACAATCTGCATGCAATTTCTGACGAGCTGAGAGAGATAATGGGCTTCGATATCCCAGACGGGGTCGTCCTCAGAAAGCAGCTCACCTTTCCCGCCGATTCTTTTGCCGAGAGCAGTGCCGCTTGCCATGCCTTCAGCGCAATCGGGATGGAATCTGCAAGCGCTTTGCATGGAATCGCCAGGATATCTCCCGACTTTCGAATGGCCGCCCTCTGGATGAAGCATACCGTGGAGTGGCTTGCCGTCTATAACGATACCGATGCCGATTCCGGTGCCCACGGTGATGTAGAGCACATTCTGTTTTCCTTTGCCAGCACCGAATCTGCTCTCGCCTATGCATGC from Candidatus Methanomethylophilaceae archaeon harbors:
- a CDS encoding ROK family protein: MVCEQLFGAIEIGGTKIICAVGHEDGSIVEKFRFPTSTPKENLPQMIDFLRGFDIGSVGVGTVGPVNLHGSIPEYGTILACPREAWSYCRLAESLDAGLNVPIAVDSDVNAACIGESRFGAGKGKQNVLYITVGTGIGIGIVIDGKPLHGMLHPEGGHSKVGRYPGDSMQSACRFHPDCAEGMASGTALGKRIGGKGELLSEDDPVWDIEAHYLSQLVRNCMQIVSPNVIVMGGGVMDREFLFPMIRRNVASQLHGHYIWGESQDMDSYIVPSQLGGNQALMGCLAMAADTFGHPTCPL